In Notamacropus eugenii isolate mMacEug1 chromosome 1, mMacEug1.pri_v2, whole genome shotgun sequence, one genomic interval encodes:
- the CASKIN1 gene encoding caskin-1 isoform X6 — MRPLHYAAWQGRKEPMKLVLKAGSAVNVPSDEGHIPLHLAAQHGHYDVSEMLLQHQSNPCIVDNSGKTPLDLACEFGRVGVVQLLLSSNMCAALLEPRPGDATDPNGTSPLHLAAKNGHIDIIRLLLQAGIDINRQTKSGTALHEAALCGKTDVVRLLLDSGINAHVRNTYSQTALDIVHQFTTSQASKEIKQLLREASAALQVRATKDYCNNYDLTSLNVKAGDVITVLEQHPDGRWKGCIHDNRTGNDRVGYFPSTLGEAITKRAGSRGADMSPSHQSPSQGSSAAPPEEIWVLRKPFTGADRSGSLGGVASGRSGGSGSHALHAGSEGVKLLATVLSQKSIQESGPGDSPTKPLEGPAGPSRTQPVTHTGQAYGEQPSKKMEPASEGKSAEAVTQWLATFQLQHYASNFITSGYDLPTISRMTPEDLTAIGVTKPGHRKKITSEINSLTLPDWLPEHKPANLAVWLSMIGLAQYYKVLVENGYENIDFITDITWEDLQEIGITKLGHQKKLMLAVRKLAELQKAEYGKYEAGALRRKAPQSLEVVAIESPPPPEPTPAECQSPKMITFQDSELSDELQAAMTGPPSGPEGGAEKPINSLPPTPRASALRHEPSLSGRARHMSSSQELLGDGPPGPSGPMSRSQEYLADEGTSTPSPKEARPPRHGHSVKRASVPPVPGKPRQSFPPGAAGGHFTPPQTPTKPRPASPQTLGTPHSPAPATAKVKPTPQLLPPAERPMSPRSLPQSPTHRGFAYVLPQPVEGDSGLPPPVTPAPMPVPVLCLPPGAAGEAEEEPGRPKKRAHSLNRYAASDSEPDRDELMVPAAGPYATVQRRVGRSHSVRTPAGSDKNVNRSQSFAVRPKKKGPPPPPPKRSSSAMSSANLVDEPVQDGEGEEARPEEGTLGGRAQRRRASDLAGSVDTGSAGSVKSIAAMLELSSIGGGARAARRPPEGHPMHPGPAGHPASPEPGRVVTVLASVKHKDAIGLDGEVVNRRRTLSGPVTGLLAAARRGEQGPPEHIPFAEEGSLTIRQRPRGPAKGEGSEGPPLAKVEASATLKRRIRAKQSQQENVKFILTESDTVKRRPKTKERGEPGLEPPPLSVYQNGTGTVRRRLSSEQSGGPAELPLLPPPAAPPPSDLAHLPPPPAADGEAKKPAKPPVSPKPVLAQPVPKIQGSPPTTSKKAPLPSPGSPEVKRAHATPPPVSPKPPPPPTAPKPVKAPLGLQSVSASPTPTPSPARQAPAAAATSKPASTPPSLCASPAKPPSPGVPPQQVPIKPPRAAMVMPPGDGSASDSAHQKLEETSASLAAALQAVEEKIKQENGQAADSAVESKSTVSILDDIGSMFDDLADQLDAMLE, encoded by the exons ATGCGGCCTCTGCACTATGCAGCCTGGCAAGGCAGGAAGGAGCCTATGAAGTTGGTGCTGAAGGCAGGCTCTGCCGTGAACGTCCCGTCAGATGAGGGCCACATCCCACTCCACCTGGCAGCCCAGCATGGGCACTATGATGTG TCAGAGATGCTCCTTCAGCATCAATCCAATCCGTGTATTGTGGACAATTCAGGGAAGACACCTTTGGACCTGGCCTGTGAGTTTGGACGTGTTGGG GTGGTGCAGCTGCTCCTGAGTAGTAACATGTGTGCGGCCCTGCTGGAGCCTCGGCCAGGAGATGCCACTGACCCAAATGGCACCAGCCCCTTGCACCTGGCAGCCAAAAATGGTCACATTGACATTATCAG ACTCCTCCTCCAAGCTGGCATTGACATTAACCGTCAGACCAAGTCAGGCACTGCCCTGCATGAGGCTGCTCTCTGTGGGAAGACGGATGTGGTTCGACTCCTGCTGGAT AGTGGAATCAATGCCCATGTAAGGAACACCTACAGCCAGACCGCGCTGGACATCGTTCACCAATTCACTACTTCCCAGGCCAGCAAAGAGATCAAGCAGCTGCTGAGAG AGGCATCAGCAGCTCTGCAGGTTCGGGCCACAAAGGATTACTGTAACAACTACGACCTGACAAGTTTGAATGTGAAGGCAGGAGATGTGATCACT GTCCTTGAACAACATCCTGATGGCAGATGGAAAGGCTGTATCCATGACAACCGGACCGGCAATGATCGTGTTGGCTATTTCCCATCTACCCTAGGCGAGGCCATCACCAAACGAGCAG GTTCCCGAGGAGCTGACATGAGCCCGTCCCACCAGTCCCCTTCCCAGGGTAGTTCTGCAGCCCCTCCAGAGGAAATTTGGGTCCTGAGGAAACCCTTCACTG GTGCTGACCGCAGTGGTAGTCTAGGTGGCGTGGCCAGTGGGCGCAGTGGGGGGAGTGGGAGCCATGCTCTACATGCCGGCTCTGAAGGGGTCAAG CTCTTAGCCACTGTGCTCTCCCAGAAGTCCATCCAGGAATCGGGTCCAGGGGACAGTCCAACCAAGCCCCTCGAGGGCCCTGCAG GTCCCTCACGTACCCAGCCTGTGACACACACAGGGCAGGCCTATGGTGAGCAACCATCCAAAAAAATGGAGCCTGCATCTGAGGGAAAG AGTGCGGAGGCTGTCACCCAATGGCTCGCCACCTTCCAGTTGCAGCACTATGCCTCCAACTTCATCACCTCTGGTTACGATCTCCCCACTATCAGCCGCATGACCCCTGAG GATCTCACGGCCATTGGTGTCACCAAACCTGGCCACCGGAAGAAGATAACCTCAGAGATCAACAGCCTGACCCTCCCCGACTGGCTACCTGAACACAAACCC GCTAACCTGGCTGTGTGGCTTTCCATGATTGGCCTTGCCCAGTACTACAAAGTGCTGGTGGAAAATGGCTACGAGAACATTGATTTTATCACTGACATCACCTGGGAGGACCTGCAGGAGATTGGTATCACCAAGCTGG GGCACCAGAAGAAACTGATGTTGGCAGTCAGGAAGTTGGCAGAGCTACAGAAAGCCGAGTATGGGAAGTATGAGGCAGGGGCCCTGCGCAGGAAAGCCCCTCAGTCACTGGAGGTTGTGGCCATTgagtctcccccacccccagagccCACCCCTGCTGAATGCCAGTCACCCAAGATGATCACATTCCAAGACAGTGAGCTGAGTGATGAACTGCAGGCTGCCATGACAGGCCCCCCTTCTGGTCCTGAGGGGGGGGCCGAGAAGCCCATCAACAGTTTGCCCCCCACACCTCGGGCCAGTGCCCTGCGTCATGAGCCCAGCCTGAGTGGGAGGGCACGGCACATGAGCAGTTCCCAAGAGCTTCTGGGAGATGGGCCTCCCGGCCCCAGCGGACCCATGTCCCGCAGCCAAGAGTACCTGGCTGATGAGGGCACCTCCACTCCAAGTCCCAAGGAGGCGAGGCCCCCACGCCATGGACATAGTGTCAAGAGAGCCAGTGTACCCCCGGTGCCTGGCAAACCCCGGCAGTCCTTCCCACCAGGTGCTGCTGGGGGCCACTTCACACCACCTCAGACGCCCACTAAGCCCCGTCCAGCTTCCCCACAGACCCTGGGCACTCCCCACAGCCCAGCCCCGGCCACTGCCAAGGTGAAGCCTACTCCACAGCTGCTGCCTCCAGCTGAGCGGCCCATGTCACCCCGCTCACTTCCTCAGTCGCCCACCCACCGGGGTTTTGCTTATGTGCTTCCCCAGCCTGTGGAAGGGGACAGTGGGCTGCCCCCACCCGTGACTCCTGCCCCTATGCCCGTACCTGTGCTGTGTCTGCCACCTGGAGCTGCGGGGGAGGCCGAGGAGGAGCCGGGGAGGCCCAAGAAGCGGGCACACAGCCTGAACCGCTATGCAGCCTCAGACAGTGAGCCTGACCGCGATGAGCTGATGGTGCCCGCCGCGGGGCCCTATGCCACAGTGCAAAGACGGGTGGGACGGAGTCACTCTGTAAGGACCCCAGCAGGCAGTGATAAGAATGTTAATCGCAGCCAGTCCTTTGCCGTGCGGCCCAAGAAGAAGggccctcctcctcccccacccaagcGTTCCAGCTCTGCCATGTCCAGTGCCAATCTGGTAGATGAGCCAGTCcaggatggagagggagaggaggccAGGCCTGAGGAGGGCACACTGGGTGGGCGGGCCCAGCGACGGAGGGCCAGTGACTTAGCTGGCAGTGTGGACACAGGAAGTGCTGGCAGTGTCAAGAGCATTGCTGCCATGTTGGAGTTATCATCCATTGGGGGTGGGGCCCGGGCTGCCCGCAGACCCCCAGAAGGCCATCCCATGCACCCAGGGCCAGCTGGGCATCCTGCCAGCCCTGAGCCAGGCCGTGTGGTCACAGTGTTGGCCTCAGTGAAGCACAAGGATGCTATTGGATTGGACGGTGAGGTGGTTAACCGTCGGCGCACCCTCAGCGGCCCTGTCACTGGGCTGCTGGCTGCTGCCCGCCGCGGGGAGCAAGGCCCACCTGAGCACATCCCCTTCGCTGAGGAGGGCAGTCTCACCATCAGGCAGCGGCCACGGGGCCCAGCCAAAGGGGAGGGGAGCGAGGGCCCTCCCCTTGCCAAGGTTGAGGCCAGTGCCACACTAAAGCGGCGCATCCGGGCCAAGCAGAGCCAGCAGGAGAATGTCAAGTTCATCTTGACAGAGTCAGATACAGTGAAACGGAGACCCAAGACCAAGGAACGGGGGGAGCCTGGGCTGGAGCCACCCCCACTATCTGTGTATCAGAATGGCACAGGCACTGTCCGCCGGCGACTATCCTCTGAACAGAGTGGTGGTCCTGCAGAGCTGCCCCTGCTGCCCCCCCCTGCTGCACCCCCTCCTTCGGACCTTGCCCATCTGCCTCCTCCCCCTGCAGCTGATGGAGAGGCCAAAAAGCCTGCCAAGCCCCCAGTGTCCCCTAAACCTGTTCTGGCCCAACCGGTCCCCAAGATCCAGGGCTCACCTCCAACCACCTCCAAGAAGGCACCACTTCCTAGCCCTGGCAGCCCAG AGGTGAAGCGGGCCCATGCAACGCCCCCACCGGTGTCTCCCAAACCACCACCCCCGCCCACAGCACCCAAACCAGTCAAGGCCCCTCTGGGACTGCAGTCTGTGAGTGCCAGCCCCACGCCCACACCCTCCCCAGCCCGCCAGGCACCTGCTGCTGCCGCTACCAGTAAGCCAGCCAGCACACCACCCTCCCTCTGTGCCAGCCCTGCCAAGCCCCCATCGCCAGGTGTGCCCCCCCAGCAGGTGCCCATCAAGCCACCTCGGGCCGCCATGGTCATGCCCCCCGGAGATGGCAGTGCCAGTGACAGCGCTCACCAGAAGCTGGAGGAGACCAGCGCCTCCCTGGCTGCTGCCCTGCAGGCTGTGGAGGAGAAGATTAAGCAAGAGAACGGGCAGGCAGCTGA TTCGGCAGTTGAGTCCAAGAGTACAGTCAGCATCCTGGATGACATTGGCAGCATGTTTGATGACCTGGCTGACCAGTTGGATGCCATGTTGGAGTGA